A stretch of the Bacillus anthracis str. Vollum genome encodes the following:
- a CDS encoding DUF4166 domain-containing protein — protein sequence MANMYERLLGDSYKKLHPKLQKRYEITEENSFTGEGKMDEIYGGSFFVKLILKIASKFRMFFPERGKKVPFTIHNTAERDEHGNEFVRWNRTFYFRNKKRYFNAVMKFDENEIVDYFGEPHILVSTLNFHIDEMGAMHISSKKQWFYMFRRKIPLPRFLYGEANIVESYDETKQCFRIHVQVRNPLIGSLLSYRGTFVERK from the coding sequence ATGGCTAATATGTATGAAAGACTATTAGGGGATTCTTATAAAAAACTTCATCCAAAATTACAGAAACGCTATGAGATTACAGAAGAAAATAGCTTTACTGGAGAAGGAAAGATGGATGAAATTTACGGAGGTTCTTTTTTCGTAAAATTGATATTAAAAATTGCATCGAAGTTTCGAATGTTTTTCCCTGAGCGGGGGAAGAAAGTGCCATTTACAATACATAATACCGCTGAGCGAGATGAACATGGAAATGAATTTGTGCGGTGGAATCGTACTTTTTACTTTCGTAATAAGAAAAGATATTTTAATGCGGTAATGAAATTCGATGAAAATGAAATTGTAGATTATTTTGGTGAACCACACATACTTGTTTCTACACTGAACTTTCATATTGATGAAATGGGGGCGATGCATATTTCTTCAAAGAAACAATGGTTTTACATGTTTAGAAGAAAAATCCCGTTACCTAGATTCTTATACGGAGAGGCCAACATTGTAGAAAGTTATGATGAAACAAAACAGTGCTTTCGAATTCATGTACAAGTACGAAATCCGTTAATTGGTTCATTACTTTCATATAGGGGAACATTTGTGGAGAGGAAATAA
- a CDS encoding YndJ family protein, with the protein MKNIIVGLACYIIFLICEWPDVNPVEAIILLSILLFIPMSFCIIDKRARNGSYLLFYKSVSFLYPIAAICAMLAFVTNQYIFAIIWFVYTGIVALFGINRLLERGWKPLEETAIDSAFIYLFLGGFWFFASVAKLSIMHFSSDIILLTAAHFHYSAFLLPLSAGLIGRKREKSSKVYDAIMFTIAISPMTVAIGITYSRVFEFFAVCLYLCAIYGYSIYVWKAKFNAISAKILLIISSSTLMITIMFSLIYSYGNLKHVMTITIAQMVWIHGVVNGIGVALPAFVGWMIEKSVPNYKYYGKPMSRLRGKATVGEAFLHNRNVIDSKEYKGLVYKMNDFHSGIFDRAKIPISIIRFYENTTEYGLQSHIKWTRWFRPFAFCYEKMSKRVGQIHLGMGGKWETMHGFIIGIMDEKDGRENVRAWLRKNEAGKSIFLALYSMHTYKNDTYMNIALPLPYSNMTGILKLRNDNNDLMITSKLRRNGKGDEGIYLHTRFFTIRLPLEETFIIKEGTNQMLEANHKMWISGVKFLEIDYEIKKIEEK; encoded by the coding sequence ATGAAAAATATAATAGTTGGGCTTGCTTGTTATATTATTTTTCTAATATGTGAGTGGCCCGATGTAAACCCAGTTGAAGCAATTATTTTATTATCTATTTTGTTATTTATACCGATGTCTTTTTGTATTATTGATAAAAGAGCACGAAATGGATCGTATTTATTATTTTATAAATCCGTATCGTTTTTATATCCGATAGCAGCGATTTGTGCAATGTTAGCTTTCGTAACAAATCAATATATCTTTGCGATAATTTGGTTTGTATATACGGGGATCGTTGCGTTATTTGGTATAAATAGATTACTAGAAAGAGGATGGAAACCGTTAGAAGAGACAGCTATCGATAGTGCGTTTATTTATTTGTTTTTAGGTGGTTTTTGGTTTTTTGCTTCTGTAGCAAAACTCTCCATTATGCACTTTAGTTCTGACATCATTTTGCTTACCGCTGCACATTTTCATTACTCTGCATTTCTATTGCCATTATCAGCTGGTTTAATAGGGCGGAAGAGAGAAAAGAGCAGTAAAGTATATGATGCAATTATGTTTACTATAGCCATTTCACCGATGACAGTTGCGATAGGGATTACATACTCAAGGGTATTTGAATTTTTTGCAGTGTGCCTATATTTATGTGCGATTTATGGTTATAGCATTTACGTTTGGAAAGCGAAATTTAATGCTATCAGCGCAAAAATACTCCTAATCATATCGTCTAGTACACTCATGATAACAATTATGTTTTCACTTATATATTCGTACGGGAATTTGAAACATGTAATGACGATTACAATTGCTCAAATGGTTTGGATTCACGGTGTTGTTAATGGAATTGGAGTAGCGTTGCCGGCATTTGTCGGGTGGATGATTGAAAAGAGTGTTCCGAACTATAAATATTACGGGAAACCAATGAGCAGATTAAGAGGAAAGGCGACAGTTGGTGAAGCATTTTTACATAACAGAAATGTAATAGATAGCAAGGAATACAAAGGTTTAGTTTATAAAATGAATGATTTCCATAGCGGGATATTTGATAGGGCCAAGATCCCTATAAGTATTATTCGTTTTTATGAAAATACAACAGAGTATGGATTACAATCGCATATTAAATGGACTCGCTGGTTCCGCCCGTTTGCATTTTGTTATGAGAAAATGAGTAAGCGTGTAGGACAAATACATTTAGGAATGGGCGGCAAGTGGGAAACGATGCATGGATTTATCATTGGGATAATGGATGAGAAGGATGGAAGAGAGAATGTAAGGGCTTGGCTAAGAAAAAATGAAGCAGGGAAGTCTATTTTTTTAGCCTTGTATTCAATGCATACATATAAGAACGATACATATATGAATATCGCATTACCTTTACCATATTCGAATATGACGGGGATTTTAAAATTACGCAATGATAATAATGATTTAATGATTACTAGTAAGCTAAGAAGAAATGGTAAGGGAGATGAGGGGATCTATTTACATACTCGTTTCTTTACAATCCGTTTACCGTTAGAAGAGACATTTATTATTAAAGAGGGTACAAATCAAATGTTAGAAGCTAACCATAAAATGTGGATATCCGGAGTTAAGTTTTTAGAAATTGATTATGAGATTAAGAAAATAGAGGAGAAGTAA